The Natronobacterium texcoconense genome includes the window GACTGGCCTGGTTTGCGGCGGTCGAGATCCGCCTGGATGTCTTCCTCCGAAAGCTCGAGACCGGCGGGACAGCCCGAGATGGTACAGCCCATCGCCTCGCCGTGGCTCTCGCCGAACGTGGTCACCTGAAAGAGGCGACCGAAGCGGTTGCCGTTCATTACCCCTCCCTCGGGGACGGGGACACTTAGCAACCCAGGATTCCTGCAAGTGCTGGCGCGAAGCGGTCACGCGAGGCCGAGCTGTGCGAGCCCGCCGTAGGGGACCAGGAAGAGATACAGCTGAACGATCCCCGCAACGATCAACAGCACGCCTGCGGCCCGCTCGAGCCACGGCCCGCGCGGAACGATCACCTCGAGGAGGGCTTCGCGGCCGACCGCCGTCGCCATCGTCACGAGGACGAACATCGTCGCCATCCCGCCGGCGTAGGCGCCGAAGGTGACGAGCGCGGCCGTCGTTCCGGTCGTGAAACTCGAGACGACGACGGCGACGAAAAGCGGCGCGGTGCAGCCGGCGGCTGCGACGGCGTAGACGGCACCGAACGTCAGGTAACCGCGGTAACTCCGACGTCGTTCGGGCAGCGATATCGTGAGTCTCGACAGGTGCGCGAACCCACCGAGCATGACGACGCCGAGCGCAATCAGGAGGAGACCGGTCCCAGCTCCCAGGAGGACGAGCCGCTGGAGGTACTGGGCGCCGACGGAGACGGCGACTCCGACGATTCCCAGGTAGACGACGAACATCCCGCTACTGGCGACGAGGCTCACTTTCGCCGCTCGCCACAGCGTTGCCCGTCCCGAGGCCGCGCCGTCGTCCCCGAGGAAGTAGGCGACGTAACCGGGCAACATCGGGTACGCACACGGGGCGAAAAACGTCATTACGCCGGCCATGAACACGAACCCGAGGCGCAGTTCCGACAACTCGATCATTCGAGTTCGGCGTCGATCGCGTCGGTGATGTCGTCTGCACCGGTGTTGCCGCTGGTGTGCCACCGAACGTCCCCGTCGGAGTCGACAATCACTATCGACGGGTAGACGCTGACGCCGAACTCGTCGTGGACGTCCGAGTCGGGATCGATCCCGGCGGGCCAGTCGGCACCTTCGTCGTCCCAGTAGTCGGTGACGAGACCCTCCTCGTCCTCGGGCGAAATCGCCCGCATAGCCAGCGTCTCGGAGTCGTACTCCTCGCGGACCTCGTGAAGACTCTCGAGTTGCGGTTCACACGGCCCACACCAGGTCGCGAAGAAGTAGACGAGCGTGAGGTCGGCGTCCGTGACGAGGTCCATGGACTCTTCCCCTACGACGCCGAGACTCTCGTGGCGAAGGTCCGGCGGGACGCTCGAGGGAATGTTGTTCCCCGCGATGCCCGAAAACAGGCCGAGACAGCCCGACAGGGACGTCGTCGCCGCGAGTGCGACGAGGCCACGGCGGGTGAGCGCCGCGTTACGCATCGGCGTCACCCCGTGTTCGTGGCGATCGGTTCCAGGAGGGCCGAAGCGTCTCGATCGAACTGACGTGGGGATAGTCGGGGGCCATGTGCGACAGTTGATGACAAAAATATAAAATACAGGTGTCGATTTTCCGGGCGAGAAAACGCTCGAGTCCGGAGACTGTCGGTACCAGTGGAAGGTCGCTCGATTTGTACGACGAATGCGAAAAATTAAGCTTTTCTACTGATTTCTATCTAACGTGTACGAGGAAATTCGGGGTGGAGTGTTTCGACAGCCAGATGGATATCGAATGGCCCTCGTGTGGATTATTTTCGGATTCGCAAATTTCGGACTCTTCCTCTTCTCTTCGCGGGAGGTGTTCATGTTTCTAGCTATCGGAATCCTCCTTTTGCTTATGGCGGTTCCAGAGGCGCTCCCGGAAGAGTATACACGTGAAGCGGGGATCCTTCGCCTGATCTGTGTCCTACTTGCCGTTACAGTGGTCCCGTATGTTCTGGTATCCGTAGATATCGGATTTGCTCTCGAGACTGGTCGAGGACTGGACGCGCTGTTTTGACGACGATCTTTACGAGAGTTCTCGCGATAGCTCCTCCAGTTCGACCGCCGCGAACGGAACGAGCATCTCGTCGGGGTGGAGTCCACCATGCATTCCGATCAGCTCGAGTTTCGTCGGATCGGAGCCGTACCAGACCGACAGTTCGCGATGGCAGACGACGAGGTCGCCGAGTCGACGGTGGAAGGTGTCGCTCTCCTCGCCGTCGCCGAACAGGTTGCGGTCGAGGACTTCTTCGCGCGTGAAAACCTTCGCGTCGAGCGTGTCGAGAAGCGTTTCGTGAACCGCTTCTCGCCGTTCGTCGGGGTCGTGCAGGTGCAGGTGGAGGTTCCGCGGACTGCCGGCGTACCTGACCGGTTCGCCGTCGGCGTGGCGCTCGAGCGCCTCGGTGACGCCGTCGACGGTCTCGAGGTCGACGTTGCGCTCGGGATCGGTATCGACGTGGCCGTGGTCGGCGGTCAGAACGAGGAGCGTGTCGCCGTGTTCGTCTTCCGTCTCGAGTCGAGCGAGTCCGCGCTCGAGTGCGGAAAGCGAGTCGGAGACTGCCTCGTCGTACTCCTCGCTACTGGTTCCGTAGGCGTGAGCGATGGTGTCGATCTCGGGGACGTAGGCGAACAGGTAGGCCGGATCGTCCGCCGCAGCAAAGGCTTCTGCGAGCGCCGATTCGAACCCCTCGAGGCCGTGGACTGGACCGTCCGGATTCCCGTAGGTGTGACACGCCGCGCCGTCGTAGGTCTCCTCGAACGGGACGACGTGACGGCAGTCGACACCGCACTCGACGAGTTTTGGGTAGATCGGTTCGCCCTCGAAAATCTCCTCGAGGTCGTACTCGACGGCGTCGTCGCCGGCACGGACGCGCGTCGAGAACGCCTCGTATGCGGCGTCGTCGGCCGGATCGTAGACATCCCAGCCGAGAACGCCGTGTGATGCAGGGAGCCTGCCGGTGTGGAAGGTCGTCAGCGCCGCAGCCGTCTCCGACGGGTAGATCGAGGTCAGCGGCGTTACTGTCCCGCTGTCCTCGAACCGCTCGAGCAGCGGGTGGTCGAACCGTGTCCAGGGCTCGAGGCCGAAACCATCGAGGACGACGACGAGGACGCGGTCGTACCGGTCGTCGAGGGGCGTCGCGTCGCTGGAGTCGACTGTGCCGACACCCGAGAGGACGTCGGCGGATAGCGGCCGTTCCCCCTCCACGTCGGCGTCGAGGAGCGTCTGGACGGTGTCCGGAACGTGCCCGAAACAGTAGCTTCCGTAGTCGGGAACGAGGTAATCCTCTCCGCCGAGGCGGTCGCGCAACCGTGTCTCGAGGTCGCTACGCATAGATCCACCGACGGGTTCGAGCGAGAAAAGTCCCAAGGGGCAAAAAGCGGTCGTCTCCGTCCGGTCAGCTATCAGCCGTGACGATTGTCTCCCTTCGAATTCAGTAATCCGGCCTGAGAGTGTCCAACTCCGACCGAAACGACCGCTCTCCTTTTATGTCCGAGTCCGTTTTCTGGTTCTACGATCGCGCTTCCGACGACGGAAGTGTACCCACGGAACCGACGTCCTGAATCGCTCACTACCACCGTTGTCCCCCGGTCCTCCAGATGCGGTCGGCCGACGCCAGGCCTGCACTGTCAGAGGGGACGTCTCGACACACCCTATCCACAGAATGAGTCAATCCCTACAATCGCTTCCCGACAGACCGGACGCTTCGACCACCGACGACGACGTTCTCGGCCTCGAACAGAGTCTCGAAGCCCTCCAGGAGAGTTCCGAGTTCGGGGGCCCCGTCGAAACGCTGGGTAGCTACGAGTCCAACGACCACCTCGCAGCCATCTACGAGGGCCAGGACGAACAGTTCGCCACTGCAGTGCCGTTCATGCGGACGGGGCTCGAGCGGGGAGACCGCTGTCTCTACATCGCCGACGAAAACGAGATCGACGAGGTGCTGTCGGCGATGGACGACGCCGGCGTCGACGTCGATCGTGCCCTCGAGTCGGGCGCGCTGACGATGCATACTGCCCAGGACACCTACTTTCGGAACGGCGAGTTCACGCCCGAGGACATGATCGCGTTCATCTCCGACGCGATCGACGACGCCCGCGAGGAGTACGAGGGACTGCGGATTACCGGCGAGATGACCTGGATTCTCGGCGACGATCCGGAACTCGAGACGCTGATCGAGTACGAGGCGAAACTGAACGATCTCCTCCCGGATTCCAACGGGATCGCGCTCTGTCAGTACAACCGCAATCGGTTCCCCGCGGAAGTGATCCGTGACGTCATCAAGACCCACCCACACCTCGTCTACGAGAACACGGTCTGCCAGAACTTCTACTACACGCCGCCCGAGGAGTTCTTCGGGCCCGAACAGCCCGAACAGGAAGTCGACCGAATGATGGGGACGCTGCTCGACCGGACGAGAGCACGAACCGAACTCACGGATCGCCAGGAACACCTCCAGCGACAGAACGAGATTACTGCCGACCCCAACCGGCCGTTCGACGAGAAACTCGAGGGGCTGTTCGACCTCGGTTGCCAGCAGTTCGACCTGGAACTCGGCGGGATGGCCCGCGTCGATCCGGACGACGACCGGATAGAAATCGAGCGCGTCAGCGACGATCACGACTACCTCGAGCAGGGCCGTGAACTACCGCTGTCGGAGACCTACTGTGACGCCGTGTTCGACGAGGATCAGACGGTCGGTCTGTCGCTCGCGCTCGAGGGTGACGAGGAGTACGCCGACACTGAAATCCACGAGGACGGCGGACTGCGATCGTATCTCGGCACCCGAATCGAGGTCGACGGCGACCGCGACAGGACGTTCTTCTTCGTTGACCCGGAAGGGCGCGAAGAGCCGTTCACGGCCGACGAACGGACGTTCCTTCGACTGATGGGCCAGTGGGTCGAGTACGAACTCGAACGCCAGCAACGCGAGGAGGAACTCGAACAGTCGATCGATCGCCTCGAGAAGTCCAACGAACGACTCGAGCAGTTCGCCTACGCTGCCTCTCACGACCTGCAGGAACCGCTGCGGATGGTCTCGAGTTATCTGCGACTGCTCGAGAGCCGATACGAGGACGACCTCGACGATGACGGCCGGGAGTTCCTCGAGTTCGCCGTCGACGGTGCCGACCGGATGCGCGAGATGATCGAGGGGCTGCTTGCCTACTCCCGCGTCGAAACGGCGGGCGAACCGCTCGAGCCGGTCGACCTGGACGACGTGCTCGACGACGTACTCGACGACCTCCAGTTGCGAATCGAGGAGAGCGACGCGACGATCACTCGTGACCCCCTTCCGATCATCGATGGCGACGGCAACCAGCTTCGACAGGTCTGTCAGAACCTGCTTGCAAACGCCATCGAGTACAGCGGCGACGAGCCGCCACGAATCCACGTCTCGGCGGAGCGAAGCGAGAGCGACGAAGCTACGGCCGAAGACGAGTGGATCGTCTCCGTCCACGACGAGGGGATCGGAATCGATCCCGCAGAGACCGATCGGATATTCGACGTCTTCGACCGGCTCCACAGCCGCGAGGAGTACGACGGCGCCGGGATCGGACTCGCACTCTGTGAGCGGATCGTCGAGCGACACGACGGCCGCATCTGGGCCGACTCCGAACCGGGCGAAGGATCGACGTTCTCGATCGCGTTCCCGTGTGCCGGCGACTCGAGTCCGCAGTAAGAGCGATCGCTACTGGCGCTCGAGCGTCACGCCGACGTCCTCGAGCACCTCGAAGAAACCGGGGAACGAGACGTCGACGTGGTCGGCGCCTTCGATCGTCGTCTCGCCGTCGGCGACGAGTCCCGCCAGCGCGAGCGCCATGATAATCCGGTGGTCGTCACAGCCGTCGACGGTCGCGCCCTCGAGAGTCGACTCGCTGCCGTGGATCGTCAGCGAATCCTGTTCCTCGGTCGTCTCGACGCCCATCTTCCCCAGTTCGCGGGCCATCGCGCTCACGCGATCGGTCTCCTTGTAGCGGACGTGTTCGGCGTTCGTAACGTGCGTGTCACCGTCTGCGACCGCACCCAGCGTCGCGATCGTCGGCAGCAGGTCCGGCGTGTCCTCGACCGAGACCTCGATTCCCGAAAGTGAGGCGCTCGAGACGTCGATGGTGCCCGCGTCGCGGTCCCACTCTACGTCGGCACCCATCCGGTCGACGACGTCGACGATGGCGGTGTCACCCTGTGCGCTCGGGTTCGCTCCCTCGATCCGGAGTCCCTCGCCGCTCGCGATCGCACCTGCAGCCAGCGGGTACGAGATCGACGAGAAGTCCCCCGGGACGGCGTACTCGCCACCGACGGGCGAATACGACTGGGCTCCTTCGACCGTGAAGCCGTTCTCGGTGTGGCGGGCCTCGACGCCGAACGCCTCGAGCACCTCGAGCGTGATATCGATGTACGGCGCGGACTTGAGTTCTGTCTCGAGGTCGATCTCGATTCCTGCCTCCGTTACGGCGCCAGCCATCAGCAACGCGGTGATGTACTGCGAGGAGACGTCGCCCGGGATCGACACCTCGGTGCCGGCAATCGGTCCCGTCACGACCAGCGGTGCCTGTCCGTTCCGTCGGGTGCTGTAGGCTTCCCCGCCGAGGTCGGCGATAGCCTCGAGAAGCGGGCCCTGCGGCCGCGAGCGCAGCGATTCGTCGCCGGTCAGGACGGAGGTACCGTCGGCGAGTGCAGCTGCGGCGGTCACCAGTCGCATCGTCGTCCCGCTGTTCTCGCAGTTTATCACGTCCGCCGGCACGTCTGGTCGCCCGTCGAAACCGTCGATCTCGAGGGTGCCGTTCTCGAGTCGCTCGACATCACCGCCGAAAAGTTCGACGGCGCGGGCGGTGGCCTTCGTATCGGCGCTCCAGAGCGCGTCCCGCACGGTCGCGCCGTCGGCATACCCGGCGGCGAGGATCGCCCGATGGGTGTAGCTCTTCGACGGCGGTGCCCGGACCGTCCCTCGAACGCTCGAGGGCGATATGGTGACGTTCATGCTCGCGGTGTGGTTCGGCGTGCCTATACCGATACCGGTACGGAGGAAAATTGGGGGAAGACGGAGTCGGTCACGTCCGGTTCGGACACTCAACTCGTGTCGTCGATGACGTCGACATCCCACTCGTCGTCCGGAATCTCGGCCTCGGTTTCGACCTCGATTAGCATATTTTCGTACAGGAGTTCACTGACTCCGACCATCGTAGCCGCTGGATACTGCGGCCGGTCGAAGAAATCGCTTCTGACCTCGTGTATCCGCAGCTGACTCTCCGACGAGAGAACGTCGTCTCTGACGAAAAATCGTAGCATCGTAACGTCTTGCATACCTCCACCGAGGTCCTCTAACCCGTCTCGAATGAGCGAGAGAGTCGTCCGAGTTTGTGTCTCGAGGTCGCCTTCTGGATGACCAACTCCCGAAAATACGACCTTCCTGTATCCCGGTCGGTGCGTTACGATGCCAGAGGACATTTGAAACTCGTCGATGATTTCGGAGTCGATGGATTCTCCCGCCCCCGGGGCGATAATGGTCTTTTTCACAATGTAACGCTGTCTACGTACTCTCTTATTAAATTATAGTTATTATACATATGATATATCTCATAGCGAGAAACCGTGACTACCCGAAACTTGCTAACGCTTATTACTCGCTCCGTGGGCAGGCAACCCTGATGTCCGACTACACGACAGTAAACTACCGCGACGTCGACGACCAGCACGGAATGCACTTCCTGCGCGACGAACTCGACTGCGAGAACATGGGCGTCACCGTCGTCGAGTGCGAACCCGGCTGGGAAGGCAAAGAACACGACCACGAGGACGAAGGCCACGAGGAGGTGTACCTGTTGATGGAGGGCGAAGCGACAGTCACGATCGGAGACGAGGAAGTTGAGATGAGCGAGGGCGACGCGATCAGGATCCCGCCGGACGCGACCCACCAGATCCACAACGGCGACACGGAGAGCCGGTTCGTGCTGATGGGCGCGCCGTAAGCCGACCGCGGCGAGCTACTTCCTGCTCGAGAGACAGCCGACAGAGGGCGCGATCTCCTCGAGCGACTCCGACGCCATCGGACTCGAGAGTTCGTAGTTCAGGCCTCCGCAGTCCCAGAACAGGCTCTCGATGCGGCCATCGCGGTAGTAGACCGTGTTCCCTTCGAACTCGAGGCCGGTCTCCGCGAGGACGTCGGGCTCGAACCGCCGGACCTCCCGAACGGCGAGGAACAGTTCCCGTTCGGGGCGGTCGGGGTCGGCGTACCACAGCGTCGTCGTGGTTCCGGAGTCCGCCCCTTTCTCGACGAGTGTGATCCGATCGAGGGCGTACGGGTCGGGCATCTCTGGCTCGGGTAGCTCGTAGGGAGCCCGTTTCTCCGCGGCCGCTCGAGAATCGAAGATCCCCTCCGGTTCGGTACCGATCTCGACGACCTCGGCGTCGGCCGGCGGCTCGTAGGTGAACGTGTCCGGCTCGAGGCCCGAATCGAGCGCGAGGTCCTCGTAGGTAACGGTCAGTCGGTGGAGTATCTCGCCGTCGGTGGTTCGAACGACGTCGCGTTCCCTGACCGGATACCGGTACTCGTCGTCGATCCAAATCGACCGCGAGATCGTCGCTTCCTCCAGATCGTCGACGGGCGTCTCCTCGAGTGGAATCCGGTAGACCGTCTCGCCGACGAGCAGGTCGAGCGAGCGGTCGATCTCGACCGAGTCGGGGTCGGCGTCGATCCGGTGGGCTGGACGGCCGTCGACCGTGTCCGTCCCCTCGTAGCGAAGGTCGTAGTCCTCGAGCAGGTTCTCGAGCACCTGGCGCGTCCGATCGGAGACGATGCGGTTCGGGTGGTGGCGTTCGGTCACCACGCTCTCGTCGGGGTAGTACTCCCAGGTAACCGGCCGACTCCTCACCGAGACGGTCCCTGCCGGCGTGTCGGGGTCGTCGGACTCGAGCACCTCGAGGCGCTGTTCGCCCGGCGGCCGCTGGACGATTCGGTCCGTCCGCTCGCCCGTCTCAGTCGGTGTCTCCATCGTCATCGTCCGCTGAGCCTCGAGTGCCGTCAGCCCGGCGCGGGTTTCGAGCGCCTCGCGGAGGAGGTCGTCGCTCGAGGGGGAGTCCGTGGAGTCGCCGCCAGGAATTGCGACACAGCCGCCGAATCCGATGATACCCGTTACGAGGAGCTGACGGCGGTACATACCAGCCCGATAACATCGATCGGTGATAAGGTTGGGGATTTGCCATTAGGTCCGGCGGCTCGTTCTCGAAACCACGAAATTATGTTTCGGCCGCACGGAGTGGCTCGTATGATAGACGTCGACACTGACCTCTCGTCGCTTCGACGCCACCTCGAATCCGCCGGCGTCGACGGTTACCTGATCGACGACGACGCTACGGACTCCGACCAGCGGTACGTCTCCGGTTTCACCGCGCCGGATCCGTTCCAGACGCTCGTCACCGACGACGGCGTCCACCTGCTCGTCTCCGGCCTCGAGTACGGCCGCGCGAAGTCGGAGGCCGACGCCGAAACGATCACCCGCCGATCCGCCTACGACTATCGGGAGCTCGTCGCGGAACACGGCGCGTACGGCGGGAAGATCCGGACGATCGCCGCCTTCCTCGAGGACCACGGCGTCGACTCGATCTCGGTCCCGCGAAACTTCCCGACGGGGACCGCCGACGGACTCCGCGAGCAGGGGATCGACATCACCCTCGAGTCCGACGGGATCGTCGAAGAGATTCGCGCGATCAAGGCCGACGAGGAACTCGAGGCGATCCGGGAGAGCCAGCGGGCGAACGAGGCCGCGATGGCATGCGCCGAGGAGTTGATCGCCAGCGCGGACGTGGACGACGATGGAACTCTGATCGGCGAAGACGGTGAGCCTCTGACCAGCGAACGCGTCACGGAGGAAATCGAGGTCACGCTGCTTCGACACGGCTGTGGGCTCGACGATACCATCGTCGCCTGTGGAGCCGACGGCGCGGATCCGCACAACCGCGGTAGCGGCCCGCTCGAGGCCGACGAACTGATCGTGATCGACATCTTCCCGCGGAACAAGGAGACGGGCTATCACGCCGACATGACTCGTACGTTCGCCCGCGGTGATCCGGGCGAGGAAGCCCGACGGCGGTACGACGTGACCCGCGAGGCGTACGAGGCCGCACTCGCGACCGTCGAGGCCGGCGTCACCGGCGCGGCGGTCCACGACGTGGTCTGTGACGTGATCGAGGACGCCGGCTACGAGTCGCTGCGAAGCGATCCGAGCACGGAGACCGGCTTCATCCACAGCACCGGCCACGGCGTCGGACTGGACGTCCACGAACAGCCGAGCGTCTCCCCCGCGGGCGGCGAACTCGAGGCTGGACACGTGATCTCGATCGAACCCGGGCTCTACAATCCCGACGTCGGCGGCGTTCGGATCGAGGATCTCGTGGTCGTCACCGAGGACGGCTACGAGAACCTGACCGATTACCGGGTCGGTCTCGAGCCGACGAACTAATCGCCCTCCGTCGATTCTACTGTCCCTTCCGGTACAACCTATATTCGTCCGGGCCGAAGCGAGGATATGAGAGAGATAGACGTGGATGAAGGCGGCGTAGCCGACATCCTGGTCGTCGACCAGAGCCCGGGCGACGTTCGGTTGCTCGAGGAGGCGTTCACGGAGGGCAGCGTCGCGAACGCGGTTCACGCAGTCGCCGACAGAGAGGAAGCGCTCGAGTTTCTAGGCAACGACGGCGACTACGAGGACGCGCCGTCGCCGGACCTGATACTCCTCGATCTGGACCTCCCGGGACCGAACGGCGAGGGGTTGCTGGGGGAGCTCAAGGGAGACCCGGAGCTTCGACACACGCCCGTGATCGTTCTCACGGGCTCCGACGCCGAGGAGGACATCCTCAAATCCTACGACCTGAACGCGAACGCCTACGTCCGGAAGCCGGTTGAACCGGAGGACTTCGTCACGATCGTCCAGGCAATCGAGGACTTCTGGCTGGCGCTGGTCGAATTACCGTCTGGCGACGAGTGACGACCATTACAGAACGATGCTGGTGACGCCCGTACTCTCGAGCAACATCCAGCCGACGAACGCTGCATAGACCGCGAGCAACAGCCAGGCTTCGCGGTCGGTAAGTGTGAAGTCGGTGCGTGCAGTGGCGAACACGACGATCGTCGCGACGACGAGAAACCCCATCAGCGGCGCGGCGATACCGAAATCGACGGGCGTCGGGCCGGCGATCAACACGCCGACGGGGACGGCGACCAGCAGGTCGAAGACGTTGCTCCCGAAGACGTTCGCGAGACTGACCGTCGACTGGCCGCTCTGGGCGGCGTGGACGCTGATGATAGTGTCCGGGAGGCTGGTTCCGGCCGCGATCACGGTCAGCCCCCACAGGAACGACGGGGTGTCGAAGTAGACGCCGAGTTCAATCGCGGCGTGGACCAGCACTTCGACACCCACAAGGATCAGTGCGAGGCCGATCGCGAGAATACCCCACTCCCTGACACCGTCGACGGACGCCTGCTCTTCGGCGGCCCGGTACTCGGCCGATTCCTGGTACTGAATGAACAGGTAGAGGCCGTACAGTCCGAGCGGAAACAGCGCGAGCGGCCGGTTCACTTCGCCGAACAACCCGACGTTCGTCGGGTAGTAGATGACCGCGAGTGAGAAGGTTAGAAGCAGCGTCGCGACGGCGATGATGTAGAACTGCGCCTCACGGTAGACGATCGCCCGGTTCGCCTCCATCGTGTCGCGGTGGTAGAGCGTCGATAGCGCCGGAATCACCAGCACGTTGAACACCGCCGAGCCGACGATCGCCGCGACCCCGAGTTCGAACTCGCCGTAGCGGACAGTCGCGATCACGACGCTCGAGAGCTCCGGAAAACTCGAGCCGATGGCTGCGATCACCGCACCCTGGACGATCGGCGGGAGTCCGTAGTACAGCGCCAGCCGTTCGGCGGACCGCTCGAGATAGAGACTGCCCGCCCAGACGAGAGCGGTTGCGCCGGCTGCGAGCGCGATCAGCCACAGGAGTGCGAGCATGCTCGTCTCCGATCGATCTACGGAGGAGTGCCACTCGTGGTCACAAGTAAGCGAGCGCTGTGACTCAAACCGACTCGAGCGCGATCCGTTCGCCGACCTCGAGGCCGTTACGCAAGGCGGCGTGGACCCGGGCTTCGCCGGCGGCCCAGTCGCCGAGACAGTACAGTCCTTCTTTTTCGGCGCTTCGAAGCGGGCCGCTCACCACGCCCTCGTCGGGAAGTGCGTACCGCCAGCCCTGATGGTCCGTCCAGTCGGGTTCCGTGAGTCGGTCGTCCGCGAGCAACTCGGCCGTGATCGATGCCAGTTCCGCAAGTGCGTCCTCGGGTGGCTCGTCGTAGTGATCGGTCGACCACCCGGGGCTCGCCTGGACGACGAGCAGCGACTCGCCGTCGGGAACGTGGCCGGGTTTGCACTCTTCGCGAGCAACCCACCCTACCTCGTGGTCCGTATCCGTGTTGATCAGCGCGTAGTAGGGAACCTCGAGTTCGAACGGGTAGTGAAAGACGCCGGTCCAGATCGTCCGATAGGGGACGTCGTCGACGACCTCGACGAGCGTCTCGCGGAGGTCGGCGTCCCACTCCGCCGACCGGAGCAGGTCGGCGGTCTGGGGTGCGGGCGGGTTCAACAGGACGGTATCGAAGGGGCCCCACGTCGCTCCGTCGGCGTCCTCGAGTCGCCAGACGCCGTCGTCTCGAATCAGCCGCTCGACGCGGGTACGGCGATGAACGTCCGCGTCGGTCCGGTCGAACAGTCGCTTCGCGATCTGGGTCAGTCCGCGGCGGTAGGTCCACTTGTGTCCGGTGTTCTCCCGGCCCGGCGAGAGTCTGCCGCTCCGATCGAACGTCCAGATTGGCTCGTCTATCTCGACCAGACCGTCGGTCTCGAGCGTCCCGGTAAGCAGTTCAGTAACCCGTTCGTCCGCGGATTTGACGTAGTTGGCTCCGTAGTCGTAGACGACGTCGTCGCGACGCCGCGTCGCCGCACGACCACAGAGGCCGCCGGACTTCTCGAGGACCGTTATCGTGGCGTCCTCGAGGGTTTCCGAGAGCACGTACGTCGCGGCCGCCGCAGCCGCACCTGCGCCGACGACTCCGATCCGTCTCATGGTCGTTCCTGTGGGTTGCCGGCTCAAGTATT containing:
- a CDS encoding LolA family protein, producing MYRRQLLVTGIIGFGGCVAIPGGDSTDSPSSDDLLREALETRAGLTALEAQRTMTMETPTETGERTDRIVQRPPGEQRLEVLESDDPDTPAGTVSVRSRPVTWEYYPDESVVTERHHPNRIVSDRTRQVLENLLEDYDLRYEGTDTVDGRPAHRIDADPDSVEIDRSLDLLVGETVYRIPLEETPVDDLEEATISRSIWIDDEYRYPVRERDVVRTTDGEILHRLTVTYEDLALDSGLEPDTFTYEPPADAEVVEIGTEPEGIFDSRAAAEKRAPYELPEPEMPDPYALDRITLVEKGADSGTTTTLWYADPDRPERELFLAVREVRRFEPDVLAETGLEFEGNTVYYRDGRIESLFWDCGGLNYELSSPMASESLEEIAPSVGCLSSRK
- a CDS encoding M24 family metallopeptidase, translating into MDVDTDLSSLRRHLESAGVDGYLIDDDATDSDQRYVSGFTAPDPFQTLVTDDGVHLLVSGLEYGRAKSEADAETITRRSAYDYRELVAEHGAYGGKIRTIAAFLEDHGVDSISVPRNFPTGTADGLREQGIDITLESDGIVEEIRAIKADEELEAIRESQRANEAAMACAEELIASADVDDDGTLIGEDGEPLTSERVTEEIEVTLLRHGCGLDDTIVACGADGADPHNRGSGPLEADELIVIDIFPRNKETGYHADMTRTFARGDPGEEARRRYDVTREAYEAALATVEAGVTGAAVHDVVCDVIEDAGYESLRSDPSTETGFIHSTGHGVGLDVHEQPSVSPAGGELEAGHVISIEPGLYNPDVGGVRIEDLVVVTEDGYENLTDYRVGLEPTN
- a CDS encoding response regulator: MREIDVDEGGVADILVVDQSPGDVRLLEEAFTEGSVANAVHAVADREEALEFLGNDGDYEDAPSPDLILLDLDLPGPNGEGLLGELKGDPELRHTPVIVLTGSDAEEDILKSYDLNANAYVRKPVEPEDFVTIVQAIEDFWLALVELPSGDE
- a CDS encoding sodium:calcium antiporter, coding for MLALLWLIALAAGATALVWAGSLYLERSAERLALYYGLPPIVQGAVIAAIGSSFPELSSVVIATVRYGEFELGVAAIVGSAVFNVLVIPALSTLYHRDTMEANRAIVYREAQFYIIAVATLLLTFSLAVIYYPTNVGLFGEVNRPLALFPLGLYGLYLFIQYQESAEYRAAEEQASVDGVREWGILAIGLALILVGVEVLVHAAIELGVYFDTPSFLWGLTVIAAGTSLPDTIISVHAAQSGQSTVSLANVFGSNVFDLLVAVPVGVLIAGPTPVDFGIAAPLMGFLVVATIVVFATARTDFTLTDREAWLLLAVYAAFVGWMLLESTGVTSIVL
- a CDS encoding NAD(P)/FAD-dependent oxidoreductase, with protein sequence MRRIGVVGAGAAAAAATYVLSETLEDATITVLEKSGGLCGRAATRRRDDVVYDYGANYVKSADERVTELLTGTLETDGLVEIDEPIWTFDRSGRLSPGRENTGHKWTYRRGLTQIAKRLFDRTDADVHRRTRVERLIRDDGVWRLEDADGATWGPFDTVLLNPPAPQTADLLRSAEWDADLRETLVEVVDDVPYRTIWTGVFHYPFELEVPYYALINTDTDHEVGWVAREECKPGHVPDGESLLVVQASPGWSTDHYDEPPEDALAELASITAELLADDRLTEPDWTDHQGWRYALPDEGVVSGPLRSAEKEGLYCLGDWAAGEARVHAALRNGLEVGERIALESV